The Deltaproteobacteria bacterium CG11_big_fil_rev_8_21_14_0_20_49_13 genome includes a window with the following:
- a CDS encoding EscV/YscV/HrcV family type III secretion system export apparatus protein, whose translation MIEKLPILKINEIFNKYSDFLFASFIVIPLGMIIVPMPTWLLDVCLTFSITLAVVILLVSFYISEALKIASFPTILLICTLFRLSLNISSTRLILAYGYAGEVINAFGDLVVGGNYVVGGVLFLIITIVNFIVIAKGAERVSEVAARFTLDAMPGKQMSIDADLRAGIINVEQALLRRSTLQRESQMYGAMDGAMKFVKGDAIAGMVIIIINIVAGFIIGVVQRGMPLEQALRVYSLLTIGDGLVQQIPALIVSVSAGIVVTRVTSESSDTSNLGKEIVSQLTAYPKALIMASVLLLLLGVVPGLPGPPFFVLSFIVGAIAYYLISSKKKAVQEVTQTPKQDVVKKAVARHGDVLPFIMPSPVSIEVGAAIIPFVDDKQDGGRFINELIPLLRHGLYYELGVNFPGIQVRGQTVDMEPEAYVINIHEVPVAYGKIMKDCILVGESLEQLSLFNITGTETIHPIDGSVVTWISREFKDVATQAGFRMWDTSEYLILHLSFILRRHAHEFLGLQEIQNMLSELEKTHPALVKELVPKVITLLQLTEIFQRLVQEDIAIRDLKTIFSTLAQWGEIERDTLLLTEHVRAGLKRYITHKYAGSANTLAVYLLDPEIEDMIRNAIRRTEKGNYLALEPDVTQEIIEVVGKEIASHPFPPGAKPPVILTTAEVRRYFRKIIELEFPQLSVLSYQELSENLRIQPIARVGLPRSAMPEPAMATA comes from the coding sequence ATGATCGAGAAACTGCCCATCTTAAAGATAAACGAGATCTTCAACAAGTATTCTGATTTTCTCTTTGCCTCGTTCATAGTCATTCCGCTGGGCATGATAATCGTCCCGATGCCGACATGGCTTTTGGACGTATGTCTCACGTTCAGCATAACCCTTGCGGTGGTCATCCTTCTCGTTTCTTTCTACATCTCCGAGGCGCTAAAAATAGCCTCGTTCCCGACTATACTTCTTATCTGCACGCTGTTCCGCTTATCGCTTAACATATCTTCAACTCGCCTCATCCTTGCCTACGGTTATGCCGGCGAGGTCATCAACGCGTTCGGAGATTTAGTCGTAGGGGGCAATTATGTCGTCGGCGGCGTGCTCTTCTTGATCATCACCATCGTCAACTTCATCGTTATCGCAAAGGGCGCCGAGCGTGTCTCTGAAGTGGCAGCCCGTTTCACGTTGGACGCCATGCCCGGAAAACAGATGTCCATCGACGCCGATCTTCGCGCCGGCATAATAAACGTCGAGCAGGCCCTGCTTCGCAGATCAACGCTCCAGCGCGAATCGCAGATGTACGGCGCCATGGACGGAGCCATGAAGTTCGTTAAGGGCGACGCCATCGCCGGCATGGTCATTATCATCATCAATATCGTCGCCGGATTCATAATCGGCGTCGTTCAGCGCGGCATGCCTCTTGAACAGGCGCTTCGCGTATATTCATTACTGACGATAGGCGACGGTCTTGTCCAGCAGATACCGGCCCTTATCGTCTCGGTCTCCGCAGGTATCGTCGTTACGCGCGTTACATCGGAATCCTCCGATACCTCTAACCTTGGAAAAGAGATAGTTTCTCAGTTGACCGCCTATCCTAAGGCCCTTATCATGGCGTCGGTCCTTCTTCTCCTTCTGGGCGTGGTTCCAGGGCTTCCCGGACCCCCGTTCTTTGTGCTCTCTTTCATTGTCGGCGCGATCGCTTACTACTTGATCAGTTCGAAGAAGAAGGCGGTTCAGGAGGTCACGCAGACGCCAAAGCAGGACGTTGTTAAAAAAGCGGTCGCACGCCACGGAGACGTGCTCCCTTTCATAATGCCTTCGCCGGTCTCTATCGAGGTTGGTGCCGCCATAATTCCCTTTGTCGATGATAAACAGGACGGCGGCCGCTTTATCAATGAGCTCATACCACTCTTGCGCCACGGCCTCTATTATGAGCTGGGCGTCAACTTTCCCGGTATTCAGGTGAGAGGTCAGACGGTCGATATGGAGCCGGAGGCGTATGTCATTAATATTCATGAAGTCCCGGTCGCCTACGGAAAGATAATGAAGGACTGCATCCTTGTGGGTGAGTCGCTCGAACAGCTTTCGCTCTTCAATATCACAGGCACCGAGACCATTCACCCGATAGACGGCTCCGTTGTTACGTGGATATCCAGAGAGTTCAAAGATGTTGCAACGCAGGCCGGCTTTAGAATGTGGGATACCTCCGAATATCTTATCCTCCATCTTTCTTTTATATTGCGGCGCCATGCGCACGAGTTCTTGGGTCTGCAGGAGATCCAGAACATGCTCTCCGAGCTTGAAAAGACCCATCCCGCGCTTGTTAAAGAGCTCGTTCCCAAGGTCATTACCCTCCTGCAGTTGACCGAGATATTCCAGCGCCTCGTCCAGGAGGATATCGCCATTCGCGATCTTAAGACCATCTTTTCGACACTTGCGCAGTGGGGCGAGATAGAGCGCGACACTCTTCTTCTAACAGAACACGTGCGGGCCGGTCTGAAACGCTACATAACCCACAAATACGCAGGTTCTGCCAATACGCTTGCGGTCTATCTCTTAGACCCCGAGATAGAGGATATGATAAGGAACGCCATTAGAAGAACAGAGAAGGGGAACTATCTGGCCCTGGAGCCCGATGTGACACAGGAAATAATCGAGGTGGTCGGTAAAGAGATAGCCTCGCATCCTTTCCCTCCGGGGGCAAAGCCGCCTGTTATCCTTACGACGGCCGAGGTGAGGAGATATTTCCGCAAGATCATAGAACTTGAATTTCCGCAGCTCTCTGTCCTTTCGTATCAGGAACTTTCAGAGAACTTACGCATTCAGCCAATAGCAAGGGTAGGGCTTCCCAGAAGCGCCATGCCGGAGCCGGCTATGGCCACAGCTTGA
- a CDS encoding aminoacetone oxidase family FAD-binding enzyme, giving the protein MMKFDVIIIGAGAAGLYCAQEAGKRGLKVALLEHTDKIGQKILVSGGGRCNFSNTHVSPENYISHNVDYVKSALASFNAGDLYSILKKNNISFYEKEKGQLFCRQPAKAFLGALRKECEKNGAIIKKGVRILDIKKEGYLFMVSFPQKREYRVYERGPRLRGEDGIFTSASLVIATGGLSYKKLGATDLGHKIARQFGHKVTDVRPGLVPLVFGDKEGERFKDLAGVSFDAKVSCGSKSFDGGVIFTHNGFSGPAILQISSYWKPGQKISMCCSNIPARLNKRLKRSSYFEFIPAGTAGFEKAEVTVGGVSTEDISSKTMGSKKVKGLFFIGEVLDVTGELGGYNLHWAWASAHAASMGSYLNHAG; this is encoded by the coding sequence ATTATGAAATTCGACGTCATTATAATAGGGGCCGGAGCCGCGGGGCTTTATTGTGCTCAGGAGGCCGGTAAGAGGGGCCTTAAGGTAGCTCTGCTCGAGCATACGGACAAGATAGGCCAAAAGATACTAGTTTCGGGCGGTGGTAGATGCAACTTCTCAAACACCCACGTTTCTCCTGAAAACTATATTTCGCATAATGTTGATTACGTCAAGTCTGCCCTGGCGTCATTCAATGCCGGCGACCTTTACTCTATCCTCAAAAAGAACAATATTTCGTTCTACGAAAAGGAAAAAGGGCAGCTCTTTTGTCGCCAGCCTGCCAAGGCCTTTCTCGGTGCGCTTCGCAAGGAGTGTGAAAAGAATGGTGCGATAATTAAAAAGGGCGTCCGGATTTTGGATATTAAAAAAGAAGGATATCTGTTCATGGTGTCATTCCCGCAAAAGCGGGAATACCGGGTTTATGAACGAGGTCCCCGTTTGCGCGGAGAGGATGGCATATTTACTTCGGCATCTCTTGTTATTGCCACCGGCGGACTTTCATATAAAAAACTTGGGGCAACCGACCTTGGGCACAAAATTGCTCGGCAATTCGGGCATAAGGTGACGGATGTAAGACCCGGGCTGGTTCCTCTCGTGTTTGGTGACAAGGAGGGCGAACGATTCAAAGACCTTGCAGGCGTCTCCTTTGACGCCAAGGTTTCATGCGGGAGCAAGAGCTTCGATGGCGGTGTTATTTTCACGCATAACGGATTTAGCGGTCCCGCTATATTACAGATATCATCCTACTGGAAGCCGGGTCAGAAGATATCGATGTGCTGTTCAAATATCCCGGCCAGATTGAACAAGCGTTTAAAGCGCAGTTCTTATTTTGAATTCATCCCAGCCGGAACCGCGGGCTTTGAAAAGGCGGAGGTGACCGTTGGAGGCGTCTCTACCGAAGATATCTCATCCAAAACCATGGGGTCAAAGAAGGTAAAAGGTCTCTTCTTCATAGGCGAGGTCCTTGATGTCACCGGAGAGCTTGGCGGCTACAACCTTCACTGGGCATGGGCGAGCGCTCATGCCGCCTCCATGGGAAGCTATTTAAACCATGCCGGCTGA